A single Stutzerimonas stutzeri DNA region contains:
- a CDS encoding CopD family protein, with translation MPLLKLLHFAGLLCWCGTLLYLPALIAAGTRHTDPLFYRDHAHLTRMVFNLVGTPAALVAIISGTALFLRDDIMAGWLIVKLSTVAGMVLCHALCGVLVLRIERSPEQSVSIRCRFLGVAIATFITATLWLVLAKPF, from the coding sequence ATGCCCCTGCTCAAACTGCTGCACTTCGCGGGCCTGCTGTGTTGGTGCGGCACATTGCTGTATCTGCCCGCGCTCATTGCCGCCGGCACCCGACATACCGATCCGCTTTTCTACCGGGACCATGCTCATCTGACGCGCATGGTGTTCAACCTCGTCGGCACCCCGGCAGCGCTCGTCGCAATCATCTCAGGCACGGCGTTGTTCCTGCGCGACGACATCATGGCCGGTTGGCTGATCGTCAAGCTCAGTACAGTCGCCGGCATGGTCCTGTGCCACGCGCTGTGCGGCGTGCTGGTCCTGCGTATCGAACGGTCTCCGGAACAGAGCGTGAGCATTCGCTGCCGCTTTCTCGGGGTGGCCATCGCGACCTTCATCACCGCAACGCTTTGGCTGGTCCTGGCCAAGCCGTTCTAG
- a CDS encoding ion transporter, translating into MDNDALRSMSWRERLYVIIFFTNTPAGKRFDTWLLIVIFASLVVVMFDSVARYRDQHGALLTGLEWLFTAIFAVEYLVRIYCHPEPRKYVFSFYGAIDLLSVLPAFVALLLPDAQYLLVIRAIRMLRVFRVLKLTHYLSQANFLLVALRGSKQKIIVFLLSVTTMVLIYGTLMYVIEGPQNGFTSIPMSIYWAVVTLTTVGFGDIVPHTPLGKAVATLVMITGYSIIAVPTGIFTAELATAMRTDTLQRRCPTCEKLSHEPHAAFCSRCGSQLFKQADHGADG; encoded by the coding sequence ATGGACAACGACGCCCTCCGTTCCATGAGCTGGCGCGAACGGCTCTACGTGATTATTTTCTTCACCAACACGCCCGCGGGGAAACGCTTCGACACCTGGCTACTGATCGTCATCTTCGCCAGTCTGGTGGTGGTGATGTTCGACAGCGTCGCCCGCTATCGTGATCAGCATGGCGCGCTGCTGACCGGTCTGGAATGGTTGTTCACGGCCATTTTCGCGGTCGAATACCTGGTGCGCATCTATTGCCATCCCGAGCCGCGCAAGTACGTGTTCAGCTTCTACGGCGCGATCGACCTGTTGTCGGTACTGCCCGCCTTCGTCGCGCTGCTTCTGCCAGACGCCCAATACCTGCTGGTCATTCGCGCCATCCGCATGCTGCGGGTGTTTCGTGTGCTGAAACTGACGCATTACCTGAGCCAGGCCAATTTCCTGTTGGTCGCGCTGCGCGGCAGCAAACAGAAGATCATCGTGTTTCTGCTCAGCGTAACCACCATGGTGCTGATCTACGGCACCCTCATGTATGTCATCGAGGGGCCTCAGAATGGTTTCACCAGCATCCCGATGAGCATCTATTGGGCCGTGGTGACACTCACGACCGTGGGCTTTGGCGACATCGTCCCGCATACCCCGCTGGGCAAGGCTGTCGCCACTCTGGTGATGATCACCGGCTATTCGATCATTGCCGTACCGACCGGCATCTTCACCGCCGAACTGGCGACCGCCATGCGCACGGACACCTTGCAGCGCCGCTGCCCGACCTGCGAAAAGCTCAGCCATGAACCTCATGCGGCCTTCTGCAGCCGCTGCGGAAGCCAGCTGTTCAAGCAGGCGGACCACGGCGCCGACGGCTGA
- the zipA gene encoding cell division protein ZipA — translation MDIGLREWLIVIGIIVIAGILFDGWRRMRGSKGKLKFKLDRNIASNLPDDDDSNELLGPPRVVSRGNEPSLDETDLPSMSARETGKRRSSAPQQGDLHFSSDEPEPVPTLLDPVVGDDDGAPEADQELPPVEEVLVINVISRDPHGFRGPALLQNILESGLRFGEMDIFHRHESMAGNGEVLFSMANAVKPGTFDLDDIDHFTTPAVSFFLGLPGPRHPKQAFDVMVAAARKLSQELNGELKDDQRSVLTAQTIEHYRQRIVEYERRQMTIKR, via the coding sequence ATGGATATCGGTCTGCGCGAGTGGCTGATCGTCATCGGCATCATTGTTATCGCTGGCATTCTTTTCGATGGCTGGCGGCGGATGCGCGGTAGCAAGGGCAAGTTGAAGTTCAAGCTGGACCGCAATATCGCGAGCAATCTTCCAGATGACGACGATTCGAACGAGCTGCTCGGTCCGCCGCGGGTCGTGAGTCGCGGCAATGAGCCCTCGCTGGACGAAACGGATCTGCCCTCGATGAGTGCCCGTGAGACGGGCAAACGCCGTAGCAGCGCGCCGCAGCAGGGCGACCTGCACTTCTCCAGCGATGAGCCAGAACCCGTTCCGACGCTGCTCGATCCTGTGGTGGGCGACGATGACGGGGCGCCCGAAGCCGATCAGGAGCTGCCGCCGGTCGAGGAAGTGCTGGTCATCAACGTGATTTCCCGCGACCCGCATGGCTTCCGTGGACCGGCGCTGCTGCAGAACATTCTGGAAAGCGGCCTGCGGTTCGGCGAGATGGACATTTTTCACCGCCACGAAAGCATGGCGGGCAACGGCGAAGTCTTGTTCTCGATGGCCAACGCGGTCAAACCCGGCACGTTCGACCTGGATGATATCGATCACTTCACGACGCCGGCCGTGAGTTTCTTCCTCGGCCTGCCCGGACCGCGCCATCCCAAGCAGGCGTTCGACGTGATGGTCGCTGCCGCCCGCAAGCTGTCGCAGGAACTCAACGGCGAGCTGAAAGACGACCAGCGCAGCGTGCTGACCGCGCAGACCATCGAGCACTACCGTCAGCGTATCGTCGAGTACGAGCGTCGCCAGATGACAATCAAACGCTGA
- the moaA gene encoding GTP 3',8-cyclase MoaA, which produces MPESQLVDPFGRRITYLRLSVTDRCDFRCTYCMSEDMVFAPRAQILTLEELYAVADAFIGLGVRRIRVTGGEPLVRKGLPSLLSRLGAREELEDLAITTNGSQLPSLAPVLRDAGVKRLNISLDSLKRERFAELTRRDRLDQVIEGIDAARSAGFRRIKLNSVIQKGRNDDEVLDLVNFAVDRGLDISFIEEMPLGNISSHAREITFCSSEEVRERIERGHRLIRSSHTTGGPSRYWQVAGSETQVGFISPHSNNFCGSCNRVRVTAEGKLVLCLGHEGALDLKTLMRRYPGDSERLRQALVDALQLKPEKHEFRTDEQVQVVRFMSMTGG; this is translated from the coding sequence ATGCCAGAATCCCAGTTGGTCGATCCGTTTGGCCGACGCATCACCTACCTCAGGCTGTCGGTCACCGACCGCTGCGACTTTCGCTGCACCTACTGCATGAGCGAAGACATGGTCTTCGCCCCGCGTGCGCAGATCCTCACGCTGGAAGAACTGTATGCGGTGGCCGATGCGTTCATCGGCCTGGGCGTCAGGCGTATTCGGGTGACCGGGGGCGAGCCGTTGGTGCGCAAAGGGCTACCGAGCCTGCTCAGCCGCCTGGGCGCGCGCGAGGAACTGGAAGACCTGGCCATCACCACAAACGGCTCGCAACTGCCTTCCCTCGCTCCCGTGCTGCGTGATGCGGGCGTCAAGCGGCTGAACATCAGTCTGGATTCGCTCAAGCGCGAACGCTTCGCCGAACTGACCCGCCGTGACAGGCTCGATCAGGTCATCGAAGGTATCGATGCCGCGCGCAGCGCCGGGTTCCGCCGGATCAAGCTCAACAGCGTGATCCAGAAGGGCCGCAATGACGATGAAGTGCTCGATCTGGTGAATTTCGCCGTCGACCGGGGGCTGGACATCAGCTTCATCGAAGAAATGCCGCTGGGCAACATCTCCAGCCATGCGCGTGAAATCACTTTCTGCTCAAGCGAGGAGGTGCGTGAGCGCATCGAGAGGGGGCATCGGCTGATTCGCAGCAGCCATACAACAGGGGGGCCGTCGCGGTATTGGCAGGTCGCCGGCAGTGAAACCCAGGTTGGTTTCATTTCCCCTCACAGCAACAATTTCTGTGGAAGCTGCAATCGAGTGCGCGTCACCGCCGAAGGCAAGCTGGTGCTCTGTCTTGGGCATGAAGGCGCGCTCGACCTCAAAACCCTGATGAGGCGCTATCCCGGTGACAGCGAGCGGCTGCGCCAGGCGCTGGTCGATGCGTTGCAGCTCAAGCCGGAGAAGCATGAATTCCGCACTGACGAACAAGTCCAGGTCGTACGCTTCATGAGCATGACGGGCGGGTGA
- the smc gene encoding chromosome segregation protein SMC has translation MRLKSIKLAGFKSFVDPTTVSFPSNMAAVVGPNGCGKSNIIDAVRWVMGESSAKNLRGESMTDVIFNGSNTRKPVAQASIELIFDNSDGTLTGEYAAFAEISIRRRVTRDAQNTYFLNGVKCRRRDITDIFLGTGLGPRSYSIIEQGMISKLIEAKPEDLRNFIEEAAGISKYKERRRETENRIRRTHENLARLTDLREELERQLERLHRQAQSAEKYQEYKAEERQLKAQLSALRWQALNDQVGQREHVIGDQEVGFEALVAEQRNADASIERLRDGHHELSERFNLVQGRFYSVGGDIARVEQSIQHGQQRLRQLQDDLREAEQARLETESHLGHDRTLLATLGEELAMLEPERDVAGAAAEETAAQLEEAETAMQTWQEHWERFNQQSAEPRRAAEVQQARIQQLEQGLERLVERQRRLEDDRAALAADPEDAAVAEMSEMLAVGELTLEELSAAQEHADQQLEQLREHLQHASQAEQQAQGELQRLNGRIASLEALQQAAMDPGKGVTQWLHARGLDQRPRLAEGLRVEPGWELAVETVLGADLQAVLLDDFDELDLSHFEQGELRLARRAHPSGAATGSLLDKVESTTDLSSWLGRVQPVDDLEQALAQRGSLAADASLISRDGYWVGRHFLRVRRAGDAESGLLARGQELERLLVERDEREASLESLGERLGQLREAQREQEERREQQRRRHQELSRQQSELNARLSASQAKLEQLSLRRRRLDEELGELSEQRALETEQLGEARLHLQDAVDAMALDSEQRETLLASRDGIREQLDRIRQDARQHKDHAHQLAVRVGSLKAQHDSTRQALERLEQQFERAVERREQLSLNLEEGEAPLEELRMKLEELLERRMGVEDELKTARLALEDADRDLRDAEKRRTQAEQQAQLLRGQLEQQRMEWQALNVRRKALQDQLHEDGFDLHGVLATLPAGAGEAEWEAELERLGARIQRLGPINLAAIDEYQQQSERKRYLDAQHDDLAEALDTLENVIRKIDKETRNRFKETFDQINAGLQTLFPKVFGGGNAYLELTGEDLLDTGVAIMARPPGKKNSTIHLLSGGEKALTALALVFAIFQLNPAPFCMLDEVDAPLDDANVGRYARLVKEMSEKVQFIYITHNKIAMEMADQLMGVTMHEPGCSRLVAVDVEQAVALAEA, from the coding sequence ATGCGACTGAAAAGTATCAAGCTCGCCGGCTTCAAGTCATTCGTCGATCCCACCACGGTCAGCTTCCCGAGCAACATGGCTGCGGTCGTGGGGCCTAACGGGTGCGGCAAATCCAATATCATCGACGCCGTACGCTGGGTGATGGGTGAGAGTTCGGCAAAGAATCTGCGCGGCGAGTCGATGACCGACGTCATCTTCAACGGTTCCAATACGCGCAAACCCGTGGCCCAGGCCAGTATCGAACTGATCTTCGACAATTCCGATGGCACCCTGACGGGCGAATACGCGGCGTTCGCCGAGATTTCGATCCGCCGCCGGGTAACCCGGGATGCGCAGAACACCTATTTCCTCAACGGGGTGAAATGCCGGCGCCGCGATATCACCGATATCTTCCTCGGCACCGGCCTCGGCCCGCGCAGCTACTCGATCATCGAACAGGGCATGATCTCCAAGCTGATTGAGGCCAAGCCCGAGGACTTGCGCAACTTCATCGAAGAGGCGGCTGGCATCTCCAAATACAAGGAGCGCCGTCGCGAAACCGAAAACCGAATTCGCCGCACGCATGAAAACCTTGCGCGTCTGACCGACCTGCGCGAAGAGCTTGAACGACAGCTCGAACGGCTGCACCGCCAGGCGCAGTCCGCCGAGAAGTATCAGGAGTACAAGGCCGAGGAGCGTCAGCTCAAGGCGCAACTGTCGGCGTTGCGTTGGCAGGCGCTGAACGATCAGGTCGGCCAGCGCGAGCACGTGATCGGCGATCAGGAGGTCGGTTTCGAAGCACTGGTGGCTGAACAACGCAATGCGGACGCCAGCATCGAGCGGCTGCGCGACGGCCATCATGAGCTGTCCGAGCGGTTCAATCTGGTCCAGGGACGCTTCTATTCGGTCGGCGGCGATATCGCTCGGGTCGAACAGAGCATCCAGCACGGCCAGCAGCGGTTGCGCCAGTTGCAGGATGACCTGCGTGAGGCGGAACAGGCGCGTCTGGAGACCGAGTCGCACCTGGGCCACGACCGGACGCTGCTCGCGACGCTCGGCGAGGAGCTGGCCATGCTCGAGCCCGAGCGGGACGTCGCAGGGGCGGCGGCAGAGGAGACGGCCGCGCAGCTCGAAGAAGCCGAAACCGCCATGCAGACCTGGCAGGAACACTGGGAGCGGTTCAACCAGCAGAGCGCCGAGCCGCGTCGGGCAGCCGAGGTGCAGCAGGCGCGCATACAACAGCTGGAGCAAGGGTTGGAGCGTCTGGTTGAGCGCCAGCGTCGGCTCGAGGATGACCGCGCGGCACTCGCGGCCGACCCGGAAGATGCCGCAGTGGCCGAGATGAGCGAAATGCTGGCGGTTGGTGAGCTGACGCTCGAAGAACTGTCCGCTGCGCAGGAACATGCCGATCAGCAACTCGAACAACTGCGTGAACACTTGCAGCACGCCAGTCAGGCCGAGCAGCAGGCGCAGGGCGAGCTTCAGCGGCTGAATGGCCGTATCGCGTCGCTGGAGGCCTTGCAGCAGGCCGCGATGGACCCAGGCAAGGGCGTCACGCAATGGTTGCACGCGCGAGGGCTCGACCAGCGGCCGCGTCTCGCCGAAGGGCTTCGCGTTGAGCCCGGCTGGGAACTGGCAGTCGAAACCGTGTTGGGCGCGGACCTGCAAGCGGTGCTGCTGGACGACTTCGATGAACTCGACTTGAGCCACTTCGAGCAAGGCGAGCTGCGTCTCGCCCGTCGCGCACACCCGAGCGGAGCGGCCACTGGCAGTCTGCTGGACAAAGTCGAGTCGACCACCGATCTTTCGTCCTGGCTGGGTCGGGTGCAACCGGTCGACGATCTCGAGCAGGCGCTGGCGCAGCGCGGCTCGCTGGCCGCTGACGCAAGCCTGATCAGCCGTGATGGGTACTGGGTCGGCCGTCACTTTCTCCGGGTGCGGCGCGCGGGTGACGCCGAATCCGGTTTGCTGGCGCGCGGGCAAGAGCTGGAGCGGCTGTTGGTCGAACGCGATGAGCGCGAGGCCAGCCTTGAGTCGTTGGGCGAACGGCTCGGCCAGCTTCGCGAGGCGCAACGTGAACAGGAAGAGCGGCGCGAACAGCAGCGCCGCCGCCATCAGGAATTGTCTCGTCAGCAGAGTGAGTTGAACGCTCGATTGTCCGCCAGCCAGGCCAAGCTCGAGCAGTTGAGCTTGCGTCGCCGCCGTCTGGATGAAGAACTCGGCGAACTGTCCGAGCAGCGCGCGCTGGAGACCGAGCAGTTGGGCGAGGCGCGCCTGCATCTGCAAGACGCAGTCGACGCCATGGCGCTGGACAGCGAGCAGCGCGAGACGCTGTTGGCGAGCCGCGACGGCATTCGCGAGCAACTCGACCGCATTCGTCAGGACGCGCGCCAACACAAGGACCACGCACACCAACTGGCCGTGCGAGTCGGCTCGCTGAAAGCCCAGCACGATTCCACCCGCCAAGCGCTCGAGCGCCTCGAACAGCAGTTCGAGCGTGCCGTGGAACGGCGTGAGCAGCTCAGTCTGAATCTGGAAGAGGGGGAGGCGCCGCTCGAAGAGTTGCGCATGAAGCTCGAGGAGTTGCTGGAGCGCCGGATGGGCGTCGAGGACGAACTCAAAACGGCGCGCCTGGCGCTCGAAGATGCCGATCGCGACCTGCGCGACGCCGAGAAACGGCGTACCCAGGCTGAGCAGCAGGCGCAGCTGTTACGCGGTCAGCTCGAACAACAGCGAATGGAGTGGCAGGCGCTCAATGTTCGGCGCAAGGCCTTGCAGGACCAACTGCACGAGGATGGGTTCGACCTGCACGGGGTCCTCGCGACCCTGCCTGCGGGGGCTGGCGAAGCGGAGTGGGAGGCTGAGCTGGAACGTCTGGGCGCGCGCATCCAGCGCCTCGGGCCGATCAACCTCGCGGCAATCGACGAATATCAGCAGCAGTCTGAGCGCAAGCGCTATCTGGATGCCCAGCATGACGACCTTGCCGAAGCGCTGGACACCCTTGAGAACGTCATCCGCAAGATCGACAAGGAAACCCGCAATCGTTTCAAGGAAACGTTCGACCAGATCAACGCGGGGCTGCAGACCCTTTTTCCGAAGGTTTTTGGCGGCGGCAACGCTTATCTGGAACTTACCGGGGAAGATTTACTCGATACCGGGGTGGCGATCATGGCGCGTCCGCCGGGCAAGAAGAACAGCACCATTCACCTGCTGTCAGGTGGGGAAAAGGCGTTGACCGCTCTGGCGCTGGTGTTTGCGATCTTTCAGCTCAATCCGGCGCCGTTCTGCATGCTCGACGAAGTGGATGCGCCACTGGACGATGCCAACGTCGGGCGGTATGCACGCCTGGTCAAGGAAATGTCGGAGAAAGTGCAATTCATCTACATCACGCACAACAAGATCGCGATGGAAATGGCCGACCAGCTGATGGGAGTGACCATGCACGAGCCGGGTTGCTCGAGGCTGGTGGCGGTCGACGTGGAGCAAGCGGTTGCGCTCGCGGAGGCTTGA
- a CDS encoding DUF2231 domain-containing protein, whose amino-acid sequence MANYRGSIHSRAAIAGHPLHPMLIHFPVAALTGLLPVDLAHLWTLDDFWWRAGLWLAGVGALGGWVASIFGLIDLISVREIRQKITAWCHAILAVMMLSLASLNWLLRYQNDGDDMRLWALYLSAITAALISLAAYLGGRLVYEHAVGVDLDKV is encoded by the coding sequence ATGGCCAATTACCGAGGTTCCATTCACAGCCGCGCGGCGATCGCCGGGCATCCTCTGCATCCGATGCTGATCCATTTTCCGGTTGCCGCGCTCACCGGCCTGCTGCCGGTCGATCTTGCCCACCTCTGGACGCTTGATGACTTCTGGTGGCGTGCGGGGCTCTGGCTGGCGGGTGTGGGGGCGCTGGGTGGCTGGGTCGCGAGCATTTTCGGTCTGATCGACCTGATTTCGGTGCGCGAGATTCGCCAGAAGATCACCGCCTGGTGCCATGCGATCCTGGCCGTGATGATGCTGTCGCTGGCGTCGCTCAACTGGTTGCTGCGCTACCAGAACGACGGAGACGACATGCGCCTTTGGGCCCTGTATCTGTCGGCCATCACGGCCGCGTTGATTTCCCTGGCCGCCTATCTCGGAGGTCGGCTGGTCTACGAGCATGCCGTCGGCGTCGATCTGGACAAGGTCTGA
- the coxB gene encoding cytochrome c oxidase subunit II, with translation MARQVANVWWGMFAFATLVLVAVSVLWVYALARKPRQTSEEHAIRLNRRWVIGGGIVLPSLSIIVLLIFGIPTGRSMLPLAVDGEQPLKVQVTGHQWWWEVHYPESGVTTANQLIIPAGRLIDVQVTSADVIHSFWIPRLGGKMDMLPGRTNVIRIEAGHAGIFHGQCSEFCGLQHTRMKLHVEARSVADFDAWIAARRTLAFEQRAPGQAGQVFDDRCGQCHRVAGISDGDRAPDLTDLATRPSLGAGVIENDAEGLRRWLREHKALKFGNAMPAHDDIPPETLDQIAAWLETLAP, from the coding sequence ATGGCGAGACAGGTGGCGAATGTCTGGTGGGGCATGTTCGCTTTCGCCACCCTGGTGTTGGTGGCTGTCAGCGTGCTCTGGGTCTATGCGCTGGCGCGCAAGCCCCGTCAGACCAGCGAGGAACATGCGATACGGCTCAATCGCCGCTGGGTCATCGGCGGTGGCATCGTACTGCCGAGCCTGAGCATTATCGTGCTGCTGATATTCGGCATCCCGACTGGCCGCAGCATGCTGCCACTGGCAGTGGATGGCGAGCAGCCATTGAAGGTGCAGGTCACGGGCCATCAGTGGTGGTGGGAAGTGCACTATCCGGAGAGCGGTGTGACCACGGCCAACCAGTTGATCATTCCGGCTGGCCGGCTGATCGACGTGCAGGTCACCAGCGCCGATGTCATTCACTCGTTCTGGATTCCCCGGCTCGGCGGGAAAATGGACATGCTGCCGGGACGCACCAACGTGATCCGTATCGAGGCCGGCCACGCGGGGATATTCCATGGCCAATGTTCCGAATTCTGCGGGCTGCAACACACCCGCATGAAACTTCACGTCGAGGCTCGGTCAGTGGCCGACTTCGATGCGTGGATTGCCGCACGTCGAACCCTTGCGTTCGAACAGCGCGCGCCGGGCCAAGCCGGGCAGGTGTTCGATGATCGCTGCGGACAGTGCCATCGGGTCGCGGGGATCAGCGACGGCGACCGCGCGCCGGACCTGACCGATTTGGCGACCCGCCCCAGCCTGGGCGCCGGTGTGATTGAAAACGATGCCGAAGGCTTGCGCCGCTGGCTGCGCGAACACAAAGCGCTCAAGTTCGGCAACGCCATGCCCGCGCATGACGACATCCCGCCTGAAACCCTCGATCAAATCGCCGCCTGGCTGGAGACGCTCGCGCCATGA